The genomic segment ATCCGGTCCACTACCACACTCAAGTTGTGCTTGGTGTTCTTGTCTAACTTAATTTCTTCATCTAAGGTATAGACCTGACCATCAACCCAAACCCGGAGAAAGCCTAACTGTTGGTATTTAGCAAACTCATTAGCAAAGGTACCGCGTTGGTTTTTAATGGTAGGGGCTAAGATTTGAATCCGTGATTTAACCGGTAAGTTAAAGATCTGGTTGGCAATTTGGTTAACGGTTTGGGTTTGAATGGCACCATGACCATTAGGACAAAAGGGTATACCAATCCGCGCTCACAGTAAACGGAGGTAATCGTAAATTTCCGTTACTGTTCCCACAGTGGAGCGGGGATTGTGTGAAGTGGTTTTTTGGTCAATTGAAATGGCTGGGGATAACCCTTCAATCGAATCTACATCCGGTTTATCACTGTTACCGAGAAACTGTCTGGCATATGACGAGAGTGATTCCAAATACCGACGGCGGCCTTCCGCGTAAATGGTGTTAAAGGCAAGTGATGATTTACCCGAACCCGACAACCCCGTAATAACGACAAACTGGTTTTTGGGAATATCGATGTTTACATTCTTCAGGTTGTTTTCACGCGCGCCCTTAACGCGAATAAAATCATTAGTTTTTAGCTCTGGTTTCAAAGTTAATTGTTTGGGTGAAAAAATCCTTTACGAGGTTATTGTGCGGATCGTTAAATAAATATGCAATGCCTTGTTGGTTTTGGTGGGCAATTAACAAACCACGGGTAAAGTTATAAGTGTGTTTGTTAAAGTTGACAAAGGAGTCGACCAACACCAACTGGGGGTGTAACAATAGCTTAAATAACAGGTAAAGTTTAAAGCGTTGCTTGGTGTTAATTTTATTTAAATCGCTAAAGATCATTCAGCTCGGAATACCGTTTTTAAAGGTGTTATCCAACAGCATTTTGAGGTTAGCAGTACGGTTTAGTTTTTTGGGATTTTGCCGGCACTTTTTGAGACAAAAACTAATGACATTCACCATCGCGTTTAAGAGATTAAAGTGCAGCTTATTCGATGCCTGTAAACGGTTTAAATCACACTCTTCTGAATCCACAAAGAAGGTTTTGCGTACCACGTTATTGACTTTACTAATTTGAGTATTGAGCAGCTTATTTAAAGTGCCATAATTTTTTAGCAGTGCTTTAATTTGCTGTTGCTTTTGCTTAATTTCTTTTTTGTACAACCACTGGATTAAACGAATGTCTTGTAAAAGGAGGTGGTAGTGTGCCCGTCACTGTTTGAGCTGGGTTTTTAAGTTAAGTTGGTTTATGGTAGTGGTGTTTGCTTCTGTTAAAGTAGTGGCATTACGATTAGGTAACAACAAGTAAGCTTGAGGGTGGTGCAAGTTGGCTTCGAAGTATTTATTAACTGTTTTATCCACCAGTAACTTTCACTTCGGGGAATTTCAATCGCGGTTTAAGTTGGCCTTTAAGCTGGCAAACTGAGTTTGATTCCGACCTTGGTTAAAGACAAAGTCAACCACACCATGGGTAATAAACTGGTATTTGGTAAAGAAGTGTTGTGTTTGTTTGTGCAAGTTAGTTCATAAAGCACGGCACACAAAGTAGAGTTGGTTCAATTCGTATTTCGTTCAATCTAATTTTTCGTAAGTAGTTAAGAGTTGTTCAAAACAGCGTTCTTGAACAATATTCATTAGGTTAAACGGATCTAAGGTGTGTTTTAACTTAGTGTAGTTAAGCGCTGCTTTAACTGTTTGGATAAAACCCTTAAAAACCGCCTTTTGGTTTACAACCGAATAGCTTTGGCTAACCTCACCCTTATACTGGTTTTGGTTTAACAGAACGTTTTGCTTTAACTCATTGACCAGCTTGTTGTGTTGCTCACAGCGATTTAAGCCCTTAGCGTATTCTTGCAAAAAAGCTAAACGAGATTTAATTAAAAAACCAATCACCGCATCATGAGTCAAAACAATTGGCTTAGTTAACTTTTCCAATTCAAAGCTAATTGCTTGGTATTTTCAGTTAAGTGATTGACCTGGTTTTAGCTGCAAAATTTGCTGGTACAAGCGCTGGATGTTGCTCATTAACTGTTCTACTAGGCGCTCACTTTCAGCAATTGTGCTCACTAACAAATCGGGATTAAGTAAGCGCATTTGTTTCAGTTCCTTTAACAGTCAAATTTTGATTTGGATTCGCTTGGCTACAATCCGTTTTTCCAAAATCCGGGTTTTGTAAAAGTTAAAGATACTCTTGAACTTAATCTTGGTTTGACTCCACCACAAGGACGACATAAAGCGGTTAATCAGCTGCACCGAATTGCGCTGCTGTTTTTTGAAGGCACGCTTAAGCTGATTGGCTTGCTGTTGTGCACGGGTAATTTGCAAATTTTCAAAGTAGGTATTAACCCCGTGTTTGGTTTCATAGCTTTGAACTTTTAAATTGTGCAGTAAACGTTCTCGTTGTCTTGTAAGCGCATAGTACTGTTCAAAAAAACTTTTAGTTAAGTGATCAGGTTGTTCAAAGAAGCTGTTAAAGAAGTGGGTGCTAAATTCCACTAGGTCACGTTCATGGTCTTCCAATAAACCAACAAAGTTGTTGTACTCAAACTGGATCTGGTTAAAGTACACCTTATTGACAAACTTAGTGGTGAAGAACTGACTAAGTGTTTCACTCGTTAACTTATTGGTGTTATCTAGTTCAAACACCACAAACTGGCTTAACTTCTTGAGTGCATTAAAGCCCAAAAATCAGCGCAACTCATTGGGAATTTGCAGTTTTTCAATTAAACGCTGTCGTTTTTTAGGACAAGTACTTTGTCTTAAAAAATCATGAATAGTTTGGTGAAACGGATGGCTTTGTTGCACCGCGGCCAGTTCAATTTTTTCACACAAGTTGGTTTTAACGCGATGCAGCGGAATATAGTTGTGTTGATCCGTTCACAAAAAACCGGAATGGGGCGCTTTTTTGAGTTGTAAAACACTCGACAACGTGTTTCACTGTGCCTTATTGAGGTTATTAACGAGGTAGTTACCGTATTTATGGATGCTGAGGTTGGTGGTTCAGAAGTAGTTAATGTCCAAAAAGGAGTTATGGACCATTAACAAGGACAAATTAACTCACGGTTCTTTCTTAGTGGTAGTGGAAATCTGTTTCAGCATCCCTTAGTCTTATTGATTTTAGTACTAGGGTCATCCCAGTAACAACTAAATAGAAATAATAGTTGACAGGATTAGTGGTGCTTTAGCAGTCATTTTGGTAAATAAATTCATGACAGCTCGTTTAATAGAAACCTTGAGTTCCTTCGATGTGTCTTTGCCTAAACGTCGCTTAATTGTCGTAAAGTCCTTAATGTCGTTAATTTGTTTGCGAATTAACTCTTCCATTTTGGTCTTGAGTTTAACCTGATTGTTACTATCTAGGCTAACTCCTAAAAAGGAATAGGTAATTTCGTTTAGGAACTCACTCTTCTTGGAGTCATAGTAGATGATGATGGTAACCACACCCGCTTCAGACATCTGATCACGCTCAAACATGATGCTGGCCCCTATTTCCTGCAAACCAGCGGAGTCAACACACTTAGGGTTGAGCTTTAATTCCCGTTTTTTGTTGTCAATTTGCTTGTGGTTAATGGCTAGGACTTCACCATTAAAGGGAATTAAGACCTGACTTTGTTCCACACCAGCTTGCTTCATTACCATGGTAAAGTTAATGAAGTCACGGTACAGACCGGATGTGGGAATAATGTACTTAGGTTTTAAGGAAGTTACTAAAAACTTCATGTCTTCATCCGATGCATTGATCGACAAGATTTCCCGACCCAAGTTGTAGTAACTCACCTCATTACGCGCGACATCGTCCAAGATTTGTGCTTCCAACTCTTCATACCCAGCTATGCGGGGAATCATGAAGATAAAGCTATCGGTCTTGCGATACCGTACCCGTTCATCCTCATTAGTACCAATCTTAAACAGCTTGGCATACAACTTATCTGGTGGCGCGGTTAAAACAACAATGGCGTTTGTGGAGTTGTTAATCTCTTCAATCGAAATAGTGTTTAAGTGGGTGTTGTTAAACAGCTTTTGGCGCACAATCGCGTTGAAGAGGTGGACAAATGAATGGGAGTAGATGACAAAGGGGCGGTTTTGCATCCGTGCAATTTGGGCCAAGGTCATCACACTGTAAGCGTTGGAATCATAACAAGCAGCAAATACCCGACCCTTAGCGGAGGCAATAATGCGGTTGAGTTGTTCCAAGGATTTGTGCTTAGGGGTTGTAAAACCAGTGTTACGTCCCACTAGACCAACTCCAGTAATTAACAAAAGGGTCTTGTTCGCTACTTGGGGAATAATCTGATTGAGTTGGTTTTCAAAGGCGATGTTCTTATCATTGAGCACAATGAAGTCATCGACATAGACAATGTACCCATCATCAGTGTGGAGCGCAAAGCCAAACGAGGAAGGAATCGAACTCGATACCTTAAAGGGCGTAATGTTATGGTGCCCGATCTTGACCGTTTCTAACGGTTTAAGCTCGTGGATTTCCAACTCGTCATGGGGAATATTGAGCTTGTTTTCGTGGATCTTAGTTTTAATAACCACAGCGCCAATCGTACTGGTGTAAATCGGAAAGAAACCAACGGTGTGGAATAAGAACTCCAGCGAACCAATGTTTTCCGTTACTGGATTACCGATAAAGATGCCCTTAATGCGGGCCTGGTTTTCCTGGATCCAACTAAAGTCAGGGATGATCTTTTTGACCCCTAAAACAGCGGTTGTTGGTGTCAAACTACCAACGTTAAAAATAAAAACATCGTTATTGATTTCGAGAACAAAACAATTCTTGCCCCTCTCGTCCTGACCACCGAAGGCAAAGAAGTTAATTTTAGCCATGAAACTAACCCCGGAGATTTAAGGTTTTAACTAAATTTCTGTAAGCCTCTAAATCGTTGTGCTTTAAGTACTTCAACAAGCGCTTGCGCTTTGATACTTTCGCGTACAAACCACGTTTGGAAATAAAGTCCTTCTTGTTAGCTAGTAAGTGGTCGGTGAGCTGTTTAATTTGGCTCGTTAAAAGGGACACTTGTACCTGA from the Mycoplasmoides pneumoniae FH genome contains:
- a CDS encoding MPN620 family protein — its product is MLKQISTTTKKEPWVNLSLLMVHNSFLDINYFWTTNLSIHKYGNYLVNNLNKAQWNTLSSVLQLKKAPHSGFLWTDQHNYIPLHRVKTNLCEKIELAAVQQSHPFHQTIHDFLRQSTCPKKRQRLIEKLQIPNELRWFLGFNALKKLSQFVVFELDNTNKLTSETLSQFFTTKFVNKVYFNQIQFEYNNFVGLLEDHERDLVEFSTHFFNSFFEQPDHLTKSFFEQYYALTRQRERLLHNLKVQSYETKHGVNTYFENLQITRAQQQANQLKRAFKKQQRNSVQLINRFMSSLWWSQTKIKFKSIFNFYKTRILEKRIVAKRIQIKIWLLKELKQMRLLNPDLLVSTIAESERLVEQLMSNIQRLYQQILQLKPGQSLNWKYQAISFELEKLTKPIVLTHDAVIGFLIKSRLAFLQEYAKGLNRCEQHNKLVNELKQNVLLNQNQYKGEVSQSYSVVNQKAVFKGFIQTVKAALNYTKLKHTLDPFNLMNIVQERCFEQLLTTYEKLDWTKYELNQLYFVCRALWTNLHKQTQHFFTKYQFITHGVVDFVFNQGRNQTQFASLKANLNRDWNSPKWKLLVDKTVNKYFEANLHHPQAYLLLPNRNATTLTEANTTTINQLNLKTQLKQWRAHYHLLLQDIRLIQWLYKKEIKQKQQQIKALLKNYGTLNKLLNTQISKVNNVVRKTFFVDSEECDLNRLQASNKLHFNLLNAMVNVISFCLKKCRQNPKKLNRTANLKMLLDNTFKNGIPSWMIFSDLNKINTKQRFKLYLLFKLLLHPQLVLVDSFVNFNKHTYNFTRGLLIAHQNQQGIAYLFNDPHNNLVKDFFTQTINFETRAKN
- a CDS encoding RNase J family beta-CASP ribonuclease — translated: MAKINFFAFGGQDERGKNCFVLEINNDVFIFNVGSLTPTTAVLGVKKIIPDFSWIQENQARIKGIFIGNPVTENIGSLEFLFHTVGFFPIYTSTIGAVVIKTKIHENKLNIPHDELEIHELKPLETVKIGHHNITPFKVSSSIPSSFGFALHTDDGYIVYVDDFIVLNDKNIAFENQLNQIIPQVANKTLLLITGVGLVGRNTGFTTPKHKSLEQLNRIIASAKGRVFAACYDSNAYSVMTLAQIARMQNRPFVIYSHSFVHLFNAIVRQKLFNNTHLNTISIEEINNSTNAIVVLTAPPDKLYAKLFKIGTNEDERVRYRKTDSFIFMIPRIAGYEELEAQILDDVARNEVSYYNLGREILSINASDEDMKFLVTSLKPKYIIPTSGLYRDFINFTMVMKQAGVEQSQVLIPFNGEVLAINHKQIDNKKRELKLNPKCVDSAGLQEIGASIMFERDQMSEAGVVTIIIYYDSKKSEFLNEITYSFLGVSLDSNNQVKLKTKMEELIRKQINDIKDFTTIKRRLGKDTSKELKVSIKRAVMNLFTKMTAKAPLILSTIISI
- the rpsO gene encoding 30S ribosomal protein S15 codes for the protein MQIDKNGIIKSAQLHDKDVGSIQVQVSLLTSQIKQLTDHLLANKKDFISKRGLYAKVSKRKRLLKYLKHNDLEAYRNLVKTLNLRG